The DNA segment CCTTGGGCTCGAGCCCGAGCCCGGGACGCTCCGTGAGCGTCACCCAGCCGGCTTCGGGCTGCGGCGGCTCCCGGTAGATCATGTTACCGGTCATCCACATGAGGTAGTGGAACTCGACCCGCCACCCGTTGGCCACCGCCGCGATCAGGTGCGCGTTGTGATGGGGCCAGCCACCGCCGTTCGCGACCGGGACGTTGAAGGCCTGGGCCAGGTGGGCCACCTTGACCGTCTCGGTGTAGCCGCCGCCCCAGCAGACGTTGGGCTGGAGGATGTCCACGGCATGGTGGAGCAGCAGCTCGATGTGCCGCCACTTGTGCCCCTCGTTCTGGCCTGCCGAGATCGGGATCGTCGTCTGCCGGCGAAGCTGGGCCAGGAGCCGCGCATCGTTTCCGGAGACCGGCTCCTCGAACCAGGTGATCCGGTAGGGCTCGATGCTGCGGCAGAGCTCCCGCGCGTGGACCAGGTCGAACAGGTAGTTCGCGTCCACCATCAGCTCGACGCCGTCGCCGATCGCCTCTCGGACGGCGCGCACGCGCGCGGCGTCCTCGGCGACGTTCCTGCCCCGCTCGATGGCCACGACCATCTTCAGCTTGTCGTGCCCCTGCTTGACCAGGGTCCGCGCGACCTCGACGAGCAGATCCCGGCTGTAGTCCAGGAGGCCGAAGGTGACGTAGGCCTCGACGCGCTGGCTGTGCCCGCCGAGCAGCCGCCAGACCGGCTGGCCGAGCGCTTTGCCCTTGATGTCCCAGAGTGCGAGATCGATGGCGCTTATGGCGGAGCTCCACGCTCCGGTCTGAGACCGGGGGTTGAGCGCCCGGTAGAGCTCGTGCCAGATCCGCTCGGTCTCCAGCGGGGATTTGCCGATGAGGAGCGGTCCGGCCTCCCGGTTGATCAGCTCGCGCGTCGCCGACCGCTGGATCTGTCCGGTCAGGCCATAGCCGGTCACGCCGGCGTCGGTCTCCACTCGCGCGAAGACGATCCGCCAGGTGATCGGCTCGCGGAGCAGCGGCACCGTGATCGGCAACCGATGGATCGTCGCTTCGACCTTCGTGATCTTCATGCTTCGGCCACCCATTCCAACGCCCGGAGGGCGGGAAAGTCAAGCCCTCAGAAACGGCTTGTGTATTCGAGGCCTCCGGGTTATCTTTTTACGACGTGCTTCGCCCGGGGGACGGCGGCGAGGCGCCTCGATCGAGGAGGCCAGCGATGCAAATCAGCCAGTACCGGTGCGTGGCGTGCGGCAACTGTATCTCGGTGTGCCCCATGGGCGCCATCTACATCGACCCTGCCATCAACCGGGCCGTCGTCAACCAGGACGAGTGCGTGGAGTGCT comes from the Candidatus Rokuibacteriota bacterium genome and includes:
- a CDS encoding mandelate racemase/muconate lactonizing enzyme family protein; translated protein: MKITKVEATIHRLPITVPLLREPITWRIVFARVETDAGVTGYGLTGQIQRSATRELINREAGPLLIGKSPLETERIWHELYRALNPRSQTGAWSSAISAIDLALWDIKGKALGQPVWRLLGGHSQRVEAYVTFGLLDYSRDLLVEVARTLVKQGHDKLKMVVAIERGRNVAEDAARVRAVREAIGDGVELMVDANYLFDLVHARELCRSIEPYRITWFEEPVSGNDARLLAQLRRQTTIPISAGQNEGHKWRHIELLLHHAVDILQPNVCWGGGYTETVKVAHLAQAFNVPVANGGGWPHHNAHLIAAVANGWRVEFHYLMWMTGNMIYREPPQPEAGWVTLTERPGLGLEPKEEVLQDTLEP